GATCGGCTGGTGCGCCTGACCCACGAGCTTTATCAATGACCCGCATCCCGCTCCTCGCCGCCCTCGGCACCAGCCTCCTCCTCGCGGCCTGCGCCGAGGAAATTGTCGCGCCGCCATCGCCGCCGCGCCTGGTCCAGCTTGCCGAAGTGGTCGCAGACAGCGGCGAGACGCGGCACGAATTTGTTGGCCGGGTCGAGGCCCGTCTGAGCGTCGACATGGCGTTCCAGGTCGGCGGGCAATTGGCCGACCTGCCGCTCAATGAGGGCATACTGATCGAACAGGGCACGCTGGTCGCTGCCCTCGACCGTGAAGATTTCCAGCGCGCCGAACGCGAAGCCCGGGTTCAGTTGCAGCAGGCCAATACCGAGCTGGAACGCCAGCGCACCCTGCACGAGCGCGGCATCGCCTCGCAGGCCGCCCTCGACAGCGCCCAGACCAATTACGACCTGCGTGAAGTGGCGCTGCAGACGGCTCGCCGCAATCTGGGCTATGCGACCCTGACCGCGCCCTTCGACGCGCTGGTCAGCCGCCGTCTCGTCGACAATTACACCATCGTCTCGCCCGGCCAGCCGGTGGTGCGCCTGATGGATGTGTCGGAATTGCGCGTCTCCATCCCGATTTCCGAGAGCATGGTCGCCACCTTCGACCGCGAGGACCTGGTATCGCTGGAAGCGGCATTTGCCTTCCTGCCTGGCCAGACCTTTCCGCTGGAGCCACGCGAACTGGTGTCCGAACCGGACTCGGCCTCGCGCACCTATCGCGCCATCGCGGCCCTGCCCGGTGACATGCCGGCCAATCTCCTGCCCGGCATGACGGCGACGGTGTTTTCCGAATTCGCCAACAATGGCAATTCCGGCACGGGACTGCGTGTCCCCCTCAATGCGGTCGCGGCGGCACCGGACGGTTCGCAGCGTGTCTGGGTGTTTGATCCGGACACCAGCACGGTCAGTTCCCGCCCTGTCACCAGCGACGGCTTCGAGGGCGACATGATCATCATCGAAACCGGCCTTGCTGCCGGTGACCAGGTTGTCACTGCCGGGGTCTCAGCCCTGCACGAAGGCATGACCGTCCGCCCACTCGCCGACAATACCCGCTTCGGACAACCGCAATGAGCACCGCATCCACCCCGTCGAGCGCCCTTGCAAGACTGTCGATCGAAAAGCCCGTCCTGACCTGGATGGTCATCCTGTTCTGCCTGCTCGGCGGGCTGGCCGGCTTCATGAATGTCGGCCGTCTGGAAGACCCGGCCTTTACCGTCAAGGAGGCCATCATTTTCACGGCCTATCCCGGCGCGACCGCGGAAGAGGTCGAACAGGAAGTCACCGAAGCGTTGGAAATCGCCATCCAGCAGCTTGGTGAAGTCCACGAAATCCGGTCGGAATCCTCGCCCGGAATCTCGGAAATCCATGTCACGATCGACGACACGATCGACAGCGGCGACATGCCGGCCGTCTGGACCCGGCTGCGGGCCAAGATCAGGGACACGGTCGGCAGCCTGCCGCCCGGCGCCGGCGCGCCCGTCGTTTATGATGATTTCGGCGATACCTACGGGATTTTCTATGCGGTCACCGCGGAAGGCTATTCCGACAGTCGCATCCGTGATGTGGCGCGCATGTTGCGGCGCGAATTGCTGACCGTCGAGGACGTCGCCAAGGTCGCCGTCGAGGGCGAGCCGGACGAGCGCATCTATATCGAGATCCCGCAGGAAAACCTCGCCCGCCTGGGCCTGTCCTATGCCGATCTCCTCGAAGATCTGGAACAGGAAAATGCCGTCGTCGCCGCCGGATCG
The window above is part of the Maricaulis maris MCS10 genome. Proteins encoded here:
- a CDS encoding efflux RND transporter periplasmic adaptor subunit translates to MTRIPLLAALGTSLLLAACAEEIVAPPSPPRLVQLAEVVADSGETRHEFVGRVEARLSVDMAFQVGGQLADLPLNEGILIEQGTLVAALDREDFQRAEREARVQLQQANTELERQRTLHERGIASQAALDSAQTNYDLREVALQTARRNLGYATLTAPFDALVSRRLVDNYTIVSPGQPVVRLMDVSELRVSIPISESMVATFDREDLVSLEAAFAFLPGQTFPLEPRELVSEPDSASRTYRAIAALPGDMPANLLPGMTATVFSEFANNGNSGTGLRVPLNAVAAAPDGSQRVWVFDPDTSTVSSRPVTSDGFEGDMIIIETGLAAGDQVVTAGVSALHEGMTVRPLADNTRFGQPQ